The sequence below is a genomic window from Mycobacterium spongiae.
CGGTTCCTCGGGAGTTGTCGGCGGTGCGGGTCCTCGCTGGCCGAGGTCTGGTCAACGCGTTTGGCGGGTTCCCGATCCCGGGTGCAGCCCACCTGCCGAGCCGGCGCATGATCTCGATGCTGGCCGTCGGAGACGATGCGCACCCGAGCGCCGTCAGGTTGGTATGGGAGCTGTTTGCCCAGACATCACCGGCCGGACGCGGGGGTTGCGCGAGGATGCTCGTCGACGAACTGGGATCGCGCCACCTCAGCCTGGACGGTCTGACGGTGCCCACCCTGGTCATTGGTGGTGAACGTGATCGGCTCACACCACTGAGCCAGTCCCGCCGGATTGCCGACGCCGCGCCCAACGTCGTCGGCCTGGTAGAGCTGCCTGGCGGGCACTGCTCGATGCTGGAACAGCACCACGAGGTGAACCGTCACCTGCGCGCGCTGGCCGAAGCGGTGACTCGACGCGATCCGGTGCGGCGGATCAGCTCATAGCAGCGCGGCGATTTCCGTGGCGGCGCGTTGACCGGATCTGACGGCGCCGTCGAAATACCCGGTCCACTCGTCTGCGGTTTCGGTTCCGGCCCAATGGATGGGTCCGACCGGCTCGCGCAGCCACCGCCCGTATTTGGTCCACGACCCCGGAGGCACTGCGGCTGTCGGGCCTCCAGGGGCGAACTGCTCTGTACCCCAACGATAATCAATATAGTCAAGGGGTTTGAGCGCGGGATTGCCGAATAGCGCTGCGAAGCAGCGCAACACCTGGTGGCGGCGCTGCTCAGTGGGCAGCGAGTCGAACGTGCGAGCGTCGACGAACCCCATCAGCACGCCTGGTCCGTCGGCGTTCGCGCTCACGTCAAAGGTGATGAATACCGGCCCCCCGTCAGACAGTGCCTGACCGGAGAATCCATTGGCGCGCCAAAACGGGGTGGAGTAGACCGCATAGGCCTTGCTGAGCCGGCCTTGCGGCCAGTGCGTGGCAAGCTGTTCGTACTCGGCGGGCAGCGGTGGATTGAACGCGATGGCAGCCCGATGGGCCGGTGGGATCGCAACGATCACGAACCCTGCCTCGGTTTGGCCCTGATCAGAAAGAACTGTCACGCCGGCACCATGTCGGTCGATGCGACGCACCGGTGCGCTAAGGACCACCCGCTCTCCGAGTTCGGCCGCGACTGCGAGGGCGATTCGCTGGGTCCCTCCTGGAACGAGGTCCTGCTGGGCACCATCTGCGACGTCAAGCAGCCGGTCCAGGCCTCCGGCAGCTCGCACGTAGCGGGTCGCGTGCAGCATCGAAACATCGTCGGGCTCGCAACCCCACGTCACCCGGGCCATGACGGCCATCAGGTCTCGCGAAGAGGCTGTGGCTCGCGTCGAACGCAACCACTCCCCGAGGGACACGTCGTCGAGTTCGTGGGCGCGCCGGGCCGTCCAGGGAGCGGCCACGGGGACGCTGCGGGCAAGGCGTTCAAATTGCCAACGCAACCGACCGATGTCGATGAGCCCGGTCAGCGACAGTCTGGGGATGGTGCCGCGATAGCTGCGCGCACTGCCGCGCCACCAGATCACGCTCTTTCCGTCGTTGTGGGTCGGGCGTGTCGGGATCGCGAGCTCGGCCGCTAGCTTGAGCACCGCGTCTTGGGTGGGGCCAAGGAAAGACCCGCCCATATCCGCAGGTAGTCCCGCTACGCTGGCAGTCAACGAACGGCCGCCCACTCGGTCGCGGCCCTCGAAAACCACCACGTCGTGACCTTGTCGCGTCAGCTCGCGGGCTGCGGCCAGCCCCGCGAAACCGGCGCCCACCACGACAACATCGACGCTCGACGGCGGGTTCGTCACTCCTACAGTCAACCGCATTTTGGCGGTTGACTGTAGGACAAATCGCCCCGCTCGCGCGGCTGGGGCTAGGGCTAGGGCGCCATGGTCAACCAGTCGGTGAACCCGGACGGGTCGTGGCGGCCCAGCGCCCCATGCTCGTAGAGGCCCCAGCCCTCCACCGGATCTCCGCTCCCGTCGCGGCACACCGCGCGGCCGACGTGGTCGATGACGCCGAAACCCGACCGGGCAATGATCGCTGGGTCGGTCATGTCATAGGTGAGTCGTTCGACGAATTTCTCGCCTTTCCACATGCCGTGTAACCAGTCCGAATCGCCGCCGTAGCCGCCACCGACGTGGGTCGGCACGGCCAGTTTGGACTCCACGTCGAAGTGCACCGGGGCGCCATCGCCGCTGGTCGCCTCGATGGTCGCCCCAGTCGGGATCCGGGTGCCGGAGCGGTAGTGGATCCTGACCCGCGGCCACCCCAATTGTTCGACAGTTCCGTCGCGCCATATCCGCGTGCAGTCGTTGAGCGAGCGGAACCCGCTCGGTTCCTCCTGGATGATCAACACGACGGCGAAATCGTCGAATGCCATCGGCAGGTACAGCCACCACATCCCCTCGAAGGGCGGGTCGGCGGGCCGGCCCGCCGGCTCGGCCTCGCCTACCGGTCGGATGCCCCAGGACCGGTCCCGGCTGCCGAGCCACGTCGCCGGATCGACAACGATCTCTTCGCCGTCGACAACAATGTGCCCACTCCACGCGCCGAGCTGGGCGAAGCGCTGCGCATCCAGCGTCACCCGGTTTCCGGAACGCAGGATGTGTGGCTGTTCCTGGACGACGTCGAACAGCCCGTCCCAGGTGAGATCGGCAGCGATGCCCTCTGTTTCGTCAAGGAGGAGCCGCAGTTTATGCAACGGCTCGATGACCTCGACGCGGTAGCCGTTGACGTGCTGGTGTAGTCGATCGGAGTCAATGGCGTCGGATAGGTGCACCGCGGTCTGTGTGTCCCCGCGACGGATCAGCACGAATGCGTCCTTCACACCCAGGTTGGGGTAGTAGCCAATGCCGCTGATCAGGAAGATGTTCCCGGTGCGGTCGTGGGCGTTGAAGTAGGAGCGGTCGTAGAAGTTGCGGTCGGAGGAGCCCGGCCACGCGATCGGCTGGGGAAGCTGATGTACCGGGTACTCGTCGAGCGGTCCGAGCATTACTGATCCTCTCCAATAAGGCGCTTCATCAATCCGGCATGATAGAAAAGGGATTCGCAATCGTCGGGTTTCTCGATCTCGCCGAAGTGCACCCGGCGCGCGCCCGTACGCATGAACACGCAGGCCCACATGGCCCCGGCATACACATAAAACCAGTGCAGGTCACCAAGTGTCACGCCGGTGAGCTGCTGGTAGGTGGCGCGCACGTCCTCTTCGCGCATCAACTCCGGTAACCCCGGCAGCGTCGCCTGAGTAGCGATTTCCTGAAATACCATGTGCGCAAATGTCATCCACGCAACGTCGAGCTCGCGTGGGCCGAGCGTCACCATTTCCCAATCCAGCACCGCCACTGGCTGAAAGTCGCGGTACAAGACGTTGCCCATTCGCGCGTCGCCCCAGAGCAACACCGACTCTCCCGCCGCCACATCATCCGGCCAATGGGCTTGTAGCCAGCTGAAAGTTCGTTCCAGTAGGGGAGATCGACCAAGCGCCGACACGGCGAAGTCGTACCAGGTCGTTACCCAGTTGAAGTGTTGGTGTAGTGCAGTGCCGCTACCGCGCCCCTCGGTTAGGAAACCAAAGGTCTTCTGGGCATTAGGGATTGAATGCAACGTTGCCAACACTGTGACGGTGGCATCCTGTAGCTGGCGCTGGCGCTCGGCGGGAGCGTCGGCAAACCAGTTGTTGCCGAACGTGTACGGCAAGACATCGGGAGGTACGACTCCCTCCACATAGTCCATCAGGAAGAAGGGCTTCCCTAGGACATTTCCGGTGGGCTCGATCCAGCGCACCCGCGGCACGGGAACGTCGGTCATTTCGCCGACACGGCGGATCACCTCGAACTGGTGATCAAGGTGATATGTCGGGAACACGGGCACGTCGTCGGCGGCCGGCGCCACCCGCGCAACCAGTTTCTGCTCTATCGAGCGCCCATCCTCCTGCCACCGCGCGGTCAAGATGATGGTTTCCGACGACATTCCCGTGGCGTCCACGCCACTTTCCACGGTCACCTCGGGCGTCGGCCCGCCGGGCAAGACGCTCGAGAGCCAGCGCGACATCACCGCCGGCAGGGTGGTGACGTCGCGGCTCGAGCGCTGGACGCGGTCGATACTTCCGATCACCGGTTCGTTGGTCACACGCGCCCCTTCGGTGAGGCAATTACGATACGGTAGGTAGCGTTATGAAAGCAGACCTATCCTCCGTTGACAAGGCCCCCGGGGCCGGGCGGCCACGCGATCCGCGCATCGACGCGGCGATATTGTCGGCGACGGCTGATCTGCTGGTGCAGGTGGGCTACTCGAACCTGAGCCTGGCTGCCGCGGCCGAACGCGCCGGGACCACCAAGTCCGCGCTGTATCGCAGGTGGTCGAGCAAGGCCGAGTTGGTGCATGAGGCGGCGTTCCCGGCGGCGCCGTCGGCGCTGGCGGCTCCGGCAGGCGATATCGCGGGGGATATCCGGATGATGATCGCCGCCACCCGCGACGTGTTCAGCACGCCGGTGGTGCGGGCCGCGTTGCCGGGCCTTCTGGCCGACATGACCGCCGATGCGGAGCTCAACGCCCGGGTCATGGCGCGCTTCGCTGGTCTTTTTGCCGCGGTGCGGATGCGGTTGGGCGATGCCATCGACCGTGGCGAAGCCCATCCTGATGTCGATCCGGACCGGTTGATCGAGCTGATCGGGGGCGCGACGATGATGCGGATGCTGTTGTATCCGGGAGAATCGCTGGACGACTCCTGGGTGGACCAGACCACCGCGATCGTCGTTCACGGGGTCACCCGATGACGGGGCAGGCCGCCGTGTTCCTGGCGGCAGGCTCAACCGACGTGCAAGTATGAAGCGAGCTCGGTGCAACCCAAGCTCGGGCCGCAAATGGCGGCAGGCAACTGGTCGAGTGGTGTTTACATGCCCGGTACTAAGCCCGGAGTCGATACGCCGACGGGGCGCGTTGTCGCGGTCATCGTCTCCTTGATCCTTGCCGGCGTGGCCCTGCGCGGTTATCTTCCGGATCCCGACGGCGGACCGCTCGCGCGGGCGGGTGGCGGTCGGGCGGCACTGATCGTCGTTGTTGTGGCACTTGCTGGGGCGCTGGCGGTGATGGCGGTTGCGGTCGTGGGTCGGTTGCGTGATCCGCGCGCGGTAGCGCCCAACGCGGGGGAACTGTCCGACGCGCTGGGCCGGGGCAAGAGGCGTCCTAGTTGGCGTGTGGTGCTGATCGGGCTCGGGGTGATCCTGGCCTGGCTGGCGATCGCTGCGCTGCTGGCTCACTGGTTTGCGCCAGGCGAGGTAAGCCCTCCCGCGCCGCCGGATTCGGAGATGGCGCCGTCGGCGCCCGGCACCGGGTCGCCACCCACGCCGAACCAGCAAGACGACTCCGGGGATGTGCTCTCAATCTTGCTTGCCAGCATGGTGCCACTGTTCCTCATGTTCGTCGCGAGCGCGCTCATCGTTTCCCGGCGTCGACGCGTGTCGGCATCTGGTCCTCTCGGCGACGATCTGGCCGATCCTGAGGCGCGTCCCACCCGTCCGGAATCGCTGGCGCGGGCAGCCGAGGTCGGGCTAGCCGAGATGGCCGATCTCGATCGTGACCCGCGGCAGGCGATCATCGCCTGCTATGCGGCGATGGAACGTGAGCTGGCGAATGTCCCCGGAGTCGCCCCGCAAGATTTTGACACTCCGTCTGAGGTGCTGGCCCGAGCCGTCCAGCACCGTGCGCTGCAGGCTGATAACGCCATCCAGTTGGTGAACCTCTTCACCGAGGCCCGGTTCAGCCGGCATGTGATGAACGAGGGACATCGCACGGTGGCGGTTCGTACGCTGCGATTGGTTCTCGACGAGCTGAGCGCTGGGAGCGCGGCATGAAACGGCTTATCGCCCTGGGTATTTGCCTCATCGTCGGGATCGAGGTATTGGCGCTGATATTGCAAGATCGCCGCTACGTGCTGGTTGCCTCCGGGCTTGCGCTGGCGCTGGTGCTTCTCAATGTCCGCCGGGTGCTGGGGCACCGGAACGAACCCGCGGCCGAGCCCGACCACGACGATCTGGGTGATGGGCTGCGCCGCTGGTTGTCCAAAACGGAGACGACGATCCGGTGGTCGGAATCCAGCCGGGCAGACTGGGATCGGCATCTGCGTCCGATGCTTGCGCGACGGTTCGAGATCGCTTCCGGCCAACGGCGCGCCAAAGATCCCGCCGCGTTCTCCACCACCGGCGAAATGCTATTCGGCGCCGAATTGTGGGAATGGGTCAATCCGAACAACGTGACGCGCGCGGGAGGGCATCAACCCGGTCCCGGCCGTGCCGCACTGGAGGAGATTCTGCAACGGTTGGAGCAGGTATGACGGAGTTTCTGGTGCGCACTGGTGGGGAAACGACCTGGCGATGACACTACCGGCGGCGACGACCACCGCCCATTGCGAGGCGGTGCTCGACGAGATGGAACGCGTTGTGGTGGGCAAGCGTTCCGCGCTCACACTGATCCTCACCGCCGTCCTCGCGCGTGGTCACGTACTCATTGAAGACTTGCCGGGTCTCGGCAAGACGCTGATCGCACGATCCTTTGCCGCCGCCCTCGGCCTTGGGTTCACCCGGGTTCAGTTCACGCCCGACCTGCTGCCGGCGGACTTGCTCGGCTCGACCATCTACGACATGCAGTCCGGACGTTTCGAGTTCCGCCCCGGCCCCATCTTCACCAACCTGTTGATGGCGGACGAGATCAACCGCACGCCGCCGAAGACGCAGGCGGCGTTGCTGGAGGCGATGGCCGAGGGGCAGGTCAGCATCGATGGGCATACCCACAAGCTGCCGATGCCGTTCATCGTGCTCGCTACCGACAACCCGATTGAGTACGAGGGCACCTATCCGCTGCCAGAGGCGCAGCTGGATCGGTTCGCCCTGCGGCTGGAATTGCGCTACCTCTCCGAAAGCGACGAGACGTCGATGCTGCGCCGCCGTCTGGAACGGGGTTCGGTGGAGCCAACAGTCAATCAGGTTGTCGACTCGCACGACTTGCTGGCTATGCGCGAATCGGTTGAGCAAGTGACCGTCCACGAAGACGTTTTGCACTATGTGGTGTCGCTGGCTACCGCAACCCGAAACCATCCGCAGGTTGCCGTTGGCGCCAGCCCGCGCGCCGAGCTCGACTTAGTGCAGCTCTCCCGGGCACGAGCGTTGCTACTCGGACGTGACTATGTCATCCCGGAAGATGTCAAGGCACTCGCTACGTCGGCAATTGCGCATCGGATTACCTTGCGACCTGAGATGTGGGTGCGCAAGATCCAGGGTTCCGATGTTATTGGAGAATTGTTGCGCCGCTTGCCTGTTCCGCGAACACCGCCGGGCGCCCGATGACGGGCGCCCCGTTGTGATCACCTCCCGGGAAGTTGAGCTGCACTGGCGTGCATCACAATTGACACGCGCCATCGCGACGTGTGTGGGAATCACGCTGGTGGTGGCAGCCATTGGCGGTCGCTGGCAGCTCATTGCATTTGTGGCGCCGTTGGTTGGCGTGCTGTGCTCGGTCAGCTGGCAGAGCCCGGTTCCGAAGGTTCACGTCCACGGAGAGCCCGATTCCCAGCGGTGTTTCGAAAACGAGGACGCACGACTGACCGTCTGGGCCACAACCGAATCGGGCGAGTCGGCCGTTGAACTTACCGTATCGGCTGTTGCGGGAATGCAGTTGGAGGTTCACGAATCCGATTCGGGTCTAAAGACAACGGTTGCGGCACAGGCGCCACGTTGGGGACGCTATCCGATCCGAGCCCGCGTGGACGTCGTCGCACGCGGGGGCTTGTTGACGGGAACCGGAACCGTAGACGCAGCCGAGGTCATCGTTTTTCCGCTGACTCCACCACAATCAACACCGATTCCGCAGACCGAATTGCTGGACCGCTTGGGCGCGCACCTCACCAGGTACACCGGACCGGGCGTTGAATACGCCGACATCCGACCGTATATCCCCGGCGACCAGCTGCGTGCCGTGAACTGGGCGGTGAGTGCGCGCCGAGGCCGATTGCATGTGACGCAGCGGCTGACCGACCGCGCCGCCGACGTGGTGGTACTGATCGACATGTATCGCCAGCCTGCGGGCCCGGCGACTGCGGCCACCGAGAGAGTCGTACGCGGCGCGGCTCAGGTGGTACAGACGGCGCTGCGAAACGGTGACCGCGCCGGGATCGTCGCGCTCGGTGGCAACCGTCCCCGATGGCTTGGCGCCGATATCGGGCAGCGGCAGTTCTATCGGGTGCTCGATACGGTTCTCAGCGCCGGAGGCAACTTCGAGAACACGACCGGGACGCTGGCACCGCGCGCCGCCGTGCCCGCCGGCGCTATCGTCATCGCGTTCTCGACGCTGCTCGACACCGAATTCGCGCTGGCGTTGATCGACTTGCGCAAACGTGGCCATGTTGTGCTCGCGGTCGACGTTCTCGACGGCTCGCCCTTCGAGGGTGAGCTGGATTCTCTGGTGGTTCGACTGTGGGCATTGCAGCGCTCCGCTATGTACCGCGATATGGCCACTGTGGGTGTCGACGTTCTGTCGTGGCCGGAGGAGCGATCACTGGAGCAGTCGATGGCGGCGCTGCCGGACCGCCGTCGTCGGACTCGCGTGTAGGGGCAGACGCCACATGGCATCAATCGCGCAACCGGTAGCCCGTGGCTTCTCGTCGGTGTTCGGCCTCTTGATGGTGGGCACGGCGATCGTGGGCGCCGACGGGCTCGCGGTCGTTGTCGGCATCGTCGGCGCGGGTGCTGTGGCGGTGGGGATAGTGGTTCGCCCCGCCGCAACGGTTGCCGTGCTGGTGTCGGTGTCCGCCATCGTGGTGTCGGATCAGTCGTACGTGTTCGCCGCTCTGTCGGGTCTTTGCGCCGCCGGTTATCTGGTGAGCCGCTACGCGGTCGTGCACGGGGGATTCGTGCTCGATCACTGGCCGACAATCGTTGCTGCCGTTGGGTTCACGTTTGCCGGCGTGGTTGCGACGTCGTTTCCGCTGCAGGTGCCCTGGCTGCCCTTGCTCGCGCCGCTGGCGGTGTTGGCGATTTACGTTTTGGCCACCCGCCCGTTCTTGAGCTGAGTCCGACAGCGCCCGCTGATGCTCGTGCAGCTTGACAATTGGTTATCGGATGATAACCTGAGTGTTATGTTATCACTTGATAACCGAGCCGAGCTCGATGACCTCCTCGACGACATACGGGACTACCGCAGCGACCATCCGCCGGCGTTGAGCTTGCCGCCGTCGGCCTACACCTCCCCGGAG
It includes:
- a CDS encoding flavin monoamine oxidase family protein; this translates as MTNPPSSVDVVVVGAGFAGLAAARELTRQGHDVVVFEGRDRVGGRSLTASVAGLPADMGGSFLGPTQDAVLKLAAELAIPTRPTHNDGKSVIWWRGSARSYRGTIPRLSLTGLIDIGRLRWQFERLARSVPVAAPWTARRAHELDDVSLGEWLRSTRATASSRDLMAVMARVTWGCEPDDVSMLHATRYVRAAGGLDRLLDVADGAQQDLVPGGTQRIALAVAAELGERVVLSAPVRRIDRHGAGVTVLSDQGQTEAGFVIVAIPPAHRAAIAFNPPLPAEYEQLATHWPQGRLSKAYAVYSTPFWRANGFSGQALSDGGPVFITFDVSANADGPGVLMGFVDARTFDSLPTEQRRHQVLRCFAALFGNPALKPLDYIDYRWGTEQFAPGGPTAAVPPGSWTKYGRWLREPVGPIHWAGTETADEWTGYFDGAVRSGQRAATEIAALL
- a CDS encoding phosphotransferase family protein, which encodes MTNEPVIGSIDRVQRSSRDVTTLPAVMSRWLSSVLPGGPTPEVTVESGVDATGMSSETIILTARWQEDGRSIEQKLVARVAPAADDVPVFPTYHLDHQFEVIRRVGEMTDVPVPRVRWIEPTGNVLGKPFFLMDYVEGVVPPDVLPYTFGNNWFADAPAERQRQLQDATVTVLATLHSIPNAQKTFGFLTEGRGSGTALHQHFNWVTTWYDFAVSALGRSPLLERTFSWLQAHWPDDVAAGESVLLWGDARMGNVLYRDFQPVAVLDWEMVTLGPRELDVAWMTFAHMVFQEIATQATLPGLPELMREEDVRATYQQLTGVTLGDLHWFYVYAGAMWACVFMRTGARRVHFGEIEKPDDCESLFYHAGLMKRLIGEDQ
- a CDS encoding TetR/AcrR family transcriptional regulator — translated: MKADLSSVDKAPGAGRPRDPRIDAAILSATADLLVQVGYSNLSLAAAAERAGTTKSALYRRWSSKAELVHEAAFPAAPSALAAPAGDIAGDIRMMIAATRDVFSTPVVRAALPGLLADMTADAELNARVMARFAGLFAAVRMRLGDAIDRGEAHPDVDPDRLIELIGGATMMRMLLYPGESLDDSWVDQTTAIVVHGVTR
- a CDS encoding DUF4129 domain-containing protein; protein product: MPGTKPGVDTPTGRVVAVIVSLILAGVALRGYLPDPDGGPLARAGGGRAALIVVVVALAGALAVMAVAVVGRLRDPRAVAPNAGELSDALGRGKRRPSWRVVLIGLGVILAWLAIAALLAHWFAPGEVSPPAPPDSEMAPSAPGTGSPPTPNQQDDSGDVLSILLASMVPLFLMFVASALIVSRRRRVSASGPLGDDLADPEARPTRPESLARAAEVGLAEMADLDRDPRQAIIACYAAMERELANVPGVAPQDFDTPSEVLARAVQHRALQADNAIQLVNLFTEARFSRHVMNEGHRTVAVRTLRLVLDELSAGSAA
- a CDS encoding AAA family ATPase; translation: MTLPAATTTAHCEAVLDEMERVVVGKRSALTLILTAVLARGHVLIEDLPGLGKTLIARSFAAALGLGFTRVQFTPDLLPADLLGSTIYDMQSGRFEFRPGPIFTNLLMADEINRTPPKTQAALLEAMAEGQVSIDGHTHKLPMPFIVLATDNPIEYEGTYPLPEAQLDRFALRLELRYLSESDETSMLRRRLERGSVEPTVNQVVDSHDLLAMRESVEQVTVHEDVLHYVVSLATATRNHPQVAVGASPRAELDLVQLSRARALLLGRDYVIPEDVKALATSAIAHRITLRPEMWVRKIQGSDVIGELLRRLPVPRTPPGAR
- a CDS encoding DUF58 domain-containing protein, giving the protein MITSREVELHWRASQLTRAIATCVGITLVVAAIGGRWQLIAFVAPLVGVLCSVSWQSPVPKVHVHGEPDSQRCFENEDARLTVWATTESGESAVELTVSAVAGMQLEVHESDSGLKTTVAAQAPRWGRYPIRARVDVVARGGLLTGTGTVDAAEVIVFPLTPPQSTPIPQTELLDRLGAHLTRYTGPGVEYADIRPYIPGDQLRAVNWAVSARRGRLHVTQRLTDRAADVVVLIDMYRQPAGPATAATERVVRGAAQVVQTALRNGDRAGIVALGGNRPRWLGADIGQRQFYRVLDTVLSAGGNFENTTGTLAPRAAVPAGAIVIAFSTLLDTEFALALIDLRKRGHVVLAVDVLDGSPFEGELDSLVVRLWALQRSAMYRDMATVGVDVLSWPEERSLEQSMAALPDRRRRTRV